A region of Denticeps clupeoides chromosome 19, fDenClu1.1, whole genome shotgun sequence DNA encodes the following proteins:
- the zbtb38 gene encoding zinc finger and BTB domain-containing protein 38 isoform X1 — protein MCVCGCVCVSDPSGIHYMSNACQWSKNVSGIRSENDINDTALWILKEGVQEFSSYTAVVRSRRKGRRRRLEKEKSSVKQHEQTSAATNPRNSLPEQYTPRKTIQQQMTVSSPSTRGLMDSSHPQTVLSRLSEQRSQGMFCDVTIVVEDVKFRAHRNVLAATSGYFRNAFTSPEIFTSGQVLELLDLRSEVFATILNFIYSSKVASLSTEDTKSLVAAGKRLGIPFLEKLMEDRQGSGLLQGQALGNQQQQNSNPSSLKKETPRLEESDCTKGPRITNAFSITEVGAGNNPFTPLDSRNGGRQSPDMGNLPSGCPAPSVPSVENETTQALSEHSYAVSQGPKSTDFSEGGQGSDKKANRPTPVSPRTLSCRNFGPIKKRHRLHCATPKSISTPSDTPSIPVLNSDSCPVLQKAVVSPDEEACSRPLLAINPEPETDPVSELDPLDENPSPTEPEPPSLSPHENPDTPEYHCEYCPNIFSNRALLTLHMQIHKKRFVSHLYCKYCCRRFMHLKRLRNHEQVCNRAQRSPPQLEPNDKETTTDHNSNGMSHLKETQSLPSLDLQDSFTIDPTLENPVAMHGCELDRVKKGAQRAHKCSVCKRAYVTLSSLKRHENVHSWHRAYPCHYCNKVFALAEYRTKHEIWHTGERRYQCIFCLETFMTYYILKNHQKAFHGIDPRLAVNKKSANGGFKNSVYPIKLYRLLPMKFRKRRYKTYRKTYGEDENDQAFSTALGRTSPTSPFESVGGQSLFSMPVTFMATPKTMAVGMPRIGFGQPLDQNMTLPIHSDEDMPQSQDFLSADTEQDDALSEAENSRSSLMNYKYTNPSGTQRKKGSSVLVHGHNVESPPHKTTFPDVNSATSTERVGNRLGNISAIEAMAGQLFLPGTESLGQEKSVGGKTETYIAKPACPGPSIDSHVLPLCQITVKIGNEAIIRRKIKGSKLFPKKRKRKIWNQMEGKDVPRTSDEGVGCSSLCQRTEATASTLENEPYDDLNDRDTGDNLWRPYYSYKPKKKGKKLRSKHRQHKSVKYYARMFSPQLSENLTETGFGSDMSVPAHNTDLRRSLRSNSPKTTHACDICKGLFTNESSLRMHLISCHQYFCQTCGKQCLPEDASSFGSPLADESREFVCKSCMEDGSCFDNSAPGPSTEKRYRCSFCPQRFLYLATKRSHEKKHLEKSGKGYSCQYCPKVCKSAAHRAVHEKKHFIKTEEHEDLEQAEMDVKDSAIMIDSYTGDKGEPKSEPWDNSDISTQAMTKAEASLHDKEISHEKISSSENPFLLSLSELQQKKKHKRKRMMEFPKTFSSQSNKDSIGLVTSGQKGPLPILGTNSYCSSRMAFPNCLTRDPVTKGSTHPEPTYSLSKSQHRLCKEEIYFHDHN, from the exons atgtgtgtgtgtgggtgtgtgtgtgtttctgacccATCTGGAATACACTACATGAGCAACGCGTGTCAGTGGAGCAAGAACGTCAGTGGGATCCGTTCTGAGAATGACATTAACGACACTGCATTGTGGATTTTAAAAGag GGGGTACAAGAGTTCAGCTCCTATACGGCTGTGGTTCGTTCGAGAAGGAAgggcagaagaagaagactgGAGAAGGAGAAATCTTCTGTGAAGCAACATGAACAAACATCAG CTGCCACAAACCCCCGGAATTCATTACCTGAGCAGTACACGCCGCGTAAAACCATACAACAGCAG ATGACTGTGTCTTCCCCCAGTACCCGAGGACTTATGGACAGCTCACACCCCCAAACTGTCTTGAGTCGGCTGAGCGAACAGCGTTCCCAAGGCATGTTCTGTGATGTCACCATTGTGGTGGAGGATGTCAAGTTCCGGGCACACCGCAATGTCCTTGCTGCGACCAGTGGATACTTCCGTAATGCTTTTACTTCTCCAGAGATCTTCACTTCAGGACAGGTTCTGGAGCTGTTAGACCTCAGGTCTGAGGTCTTTGCCACCATCCTTAACTTCATTTACAGCTCCAAGGTGGCGTCACTGAGTACAGAGGACACAAAATCATTGGTTGCAGCTGGAAAAAGATTGGGAATTCCATTTCTGGAAAAACTTATGGAAGACAGGCAAGGTTCAGGTCTCTTGCAAGGTCAAGCGTTAGGAAACCAACAGCAACAGAACTCCAATCCCAGCTCATTAAAGAAGGAAACTCCTAGGTTGGAGGAATCTGACTGTACAAAAGGCCCAAGAATAACTAATGCATTTTCAATTACAGAGGTAGGCGCTGGGAACAATCCTTTCACACCCCTAGACTCACGCAATGGTGGACGCCAGTCACCCGATATGGGAAACCTTCCATCTGGCTGCCCAGCTCCAAGTGTCCCCAGTGTTGAGAACGAGACTACACAGGCACTATCTGAGCACTCATATGCTGTAAGCCAGGGACCCAAGTCGACAGACTTCAGTGAAGGAGGACAAGGGAGTGATAAGAAAGCAAACAGGCCCACTCCAGTATCACCCCGAACCCTATCATGCCGGAACTTTGgtccaattaaaaaaagacacagactTCATTGTGCAACCCCCAAAAGTATTTCCACGCCATCTGACACACCCAGCATTCCTGTGCTCAACTCTGACAGTTGTCCGGTGTTGCAGAAGGCTGTAGTGAGCCCTGATGAGGAAGCATGCTCACGCCCTCTGTTAGCCATTAACCCTGAACCTGAGACAGACCCAGTCTCAGAGCTTGATCCTCTTGATGAGAATCCTTCCCCTACAGAGCCTGAACCACCATCTCTTAGCCCCCATGAAAACCCTGACACCCCAGAATACCATTGTGAGTACTGCCCCAACATTTTCAGCAACAGAGCACTTCTCACCTTGcacatgcaaatacacaaaAAGAGGTTTGTCAGTCatttatattgtaaatattgctGCCGGAGATTTATGCACTTAAAGAGATTACGCAACCATGAACAAGTGTGCAATAGAGCTCAGAGAAGTCCACCTCAGTTGGAGCCAAATGACAAGGAAACCACAACTGACCACAACTCAAATGGGATGTCACATCTAAAAGAGACGCAATCTCTGCCATCGCTTGACCTCCAAGATAGTTTTACCATTGACCCCACATTAGAGAATCCCGTTGCAATGCACGGATGTGAATTGGACAGGGTTAAGAAAGGAGCCCAAAGAGCACAtaaatgcagtgtgtgtaagCGGGCCTATGTCACACTGTCCAGTTTAAAGAGGCATGAGAACGTCCACTCATGGCACAGGGCctatccctgtcactactgcAACAAAGTTTTCGCTTTAGCTGAGTACCGCACCAAGCATGAAATCTGGCACACAGGAGAGCGCCGGTACCAGTGCATTTTCTGCTTAGAGACCTTCATGACATACTACATCTTGAAAAACCACCAGAAAGCCTTCCATGGTATTGACCCAAGGCTGGCCGTGAACAAAAAGTCAGCTAACGGTGGCTTTAAGAACAGTGTCTATCCCATCAAGCTCTACAGGCTCTTACCCATGAAGTTCAGAAAGAGGCGCTACAAGACATACAGAAAGACATACGGTGAGGATGAGAATGACCAGGCATTCTCCACTGCTCTTGGCCGTACTTCTCCCACCTCTCCATTCGAAAGTGTTGGTGGACAGTCTTTGTTTTCCATGCCTGTGACTTTCATGGCCACACCGAAGACTATGGCTGTTGGTATGCCTCGTATCGGCTTCGGCCAGCCACTTGACCAAAACATGACACTTCCAATACATTCTGATGAAGACATGCCGCAGTCACAGGATTTCTTATCAGCAGATACAGAGCAAGATGATGCTCTGTCTGAGGCTGAGAACAGCAGATCATCTCTAATGAATTACAAATACACCAATCCCTCTGGAACACAGAGGAAAAAGGGGTCATCAGTTTTGGTTCATGGACACAATGTTGAGTCTCCACCGCACAAAACCACATTCCCAGATGTGAATTCTGCCACCTCAACGGAACGTGTGGGCAACCGGCTAGGTAACATTTCAGCCATTGAAGCCATGGCTGGCCAACTGTTTCTACCAGGAACAGAAAGTCTAGGACAAGAGAAGTCAGTTGGGGGGAAAACAGAGACATACATTGCTAAACCTGCTTGTCCAGGTCCATCCATTGATAGCCATGTCCTTCCTCTCTGTCAGATAACTGTAAAAATAGGCAATGAAGCCATTATTAGGCGTAAAATTAAAGGGTCCAAGCTGTTCccgaagaaaagaaagaggaaaatctGGAACCAAATGGAGGGGAAAGATGTACCCCGCACTTCAGATGAGGGCGTTGGTTGCTCAAGCCTTTGTCAGAGGACAGAGGCTACAGCATCCACCTTAGAGAATGAGCCGTATGATGACCTCAATGATCGTGACACTGGAGACAACTTGTGGCGGCCCTATTATTCATACAAGCCtaaaaagaaaggcaaaaaGCTACGATCCAAACACAGGCAGCATAAGTCTGTAAAGTACTACGCAAGAATGTTTTCCCCACAGCTGAGTGAAAATTTGACAGAAACAGGCTTTGGCTCGGATATGAGTGTTCCAGCTCATAACACCGATCTCAGACGAAGTCTAAGAAGTAACAGCCCAAAGACAACACATGCATGTGACATTTGTAAGGGCCTTTTCACAAATGAGTCCTCTCTCAGAATGCATTTAATCAGCTGTCATCAGTACTTTTGCCAGACATGTGGTAAGCAATGCCTTCCAGAGGATGCTTCCAGTTTTGGGAGCCCTCTTGCAGATGAGAGCAGGGAGTTTGTGTGCAAAAGTTGCATGGAAGATGGCTCCTGTTTTGACAACTCTGCCCCAGGGCCCAGTACAGAAAAACGTTATAGATGCTCCTTTTGCCCTCAGCGTTTTCTATACCTTGCCACCAAGAGGAGCCATGAGAAGAAGCACTTAGAAAAGTCTGGAAAAGGCTACAGCTGCCAGTACTGCCCTAAAGTCTGTAAATCTGCTGCACACCGGGCTGTTCACGAGAAGAAACACTTCATTAAAACTGAGGAACATGAAGATCTAGAGCAAGCTGAAATGGACGTGAAAGATTCAGCCATTATGATTGACAGCTATACTGGGGATAAGGGAGAGCCAAAATCAGAGCCATGGGACAATTCTGATATCAGCACTCAAGCTATGACAAAAGCTGAGGCCTCGTTACATGATAAAGAAATCAGCCACGAAAAAATATCATCTTCTGAAAACCCATTCCTTCTGTCTCTGTCAGAGCTgcaacagaagaaaaaacacaaaagaaagcGGATGATGGAATTTCCAAAAACCTTCAGTTCACAGAGCAATAAAGACTCTATTGGTCTAGTGACATCTGGCCAAAAAGGGCCTTTGCCCATTTTGGGAACAAATAGCTATTGCAGCTCGAGGATGGCCTTTCCAAACTGTTTGACAAGAGACCCTGTCACTAAGGGATCCACCCACCCTGAGCCCACCTACTCTTTATCCAAGTCGCAGCATCGTTTGTGCAAAGAGgagatttattttcatgaccacaaCTGA
- the zbtb38 gene encoding zinc finger and BTB domain-containing protein 38 isoform X2, with amino-acid sequence MNKHQMTVSSPSTRGLMDSSHPQTVLSRLSEQRSQGMFCDVTIVVEDVKFRAHRNVLAATSGYFRNAFTSPEIFTSGQVLELLDLRSEVFATILNFIYSSKVASLSTEDTKSLVAAGKRLGIPFLEKLMEDRQGSGLLQGQALGNQQQQNSNPSSLKKETPRLEESDCTKGPRITNAFSITEVGAGNNPFTPLDSRNGGRQSPDMGNLPSGCPAPSVPSVENETTQALSEHSYAVSQGPKSTDFSEGGQGSDKKANRPTPVSPRTLSCRNFGPIKKRHRLHCATPKSISTPSDTPSIPVLNSDSCPVLQKAVVSPDEEACSRPLLAINPEPETDPVSELDPLDENPSPTEPEPPSLSPHENPDTPEYHCEYCPNIFSNRALLTLHMQIHKKRFVSHLYCKYCCRRFMHLKRLRNHEQVCNRAQRSPPQLEPNDKETTTDHNSNGMSHLKETQSLPSLDLQDSFTIDPTLENPVAMHGCELDRVKKGAQRAHKCSVCKRAYVTLSSLKRHENVHSWHRAYPCHYCNKVFALAEYRTKHEIWHTGERRYQCIFCLETFMTYYILKNHQKAFHGIDPRLAVNKKSANGGFKNSVYPIKLYRLLPMKFRKRRYKTYRKTYGEDENDQAFSTALGRTSPTSPFESVGGQSLFSMPVTFMATPKTMAVGMPRIGFGQPLDQNMTLPIHSDEDMPQSQDFLSADTEQDDALSEAENSRSSLMNYKYTNPSGTQRKKGSSVLVHGHNVESPPHKTTFPDVNSATSTERVGNRLGNISAIEAMAGQLFLPGTESLGQEKSVGGKTETYIAKPACPGPSIDSHVLPLCQITVKIGNEAIIRRKIKGSKLFPKKRKRKIWNQMEGKDVPRTSDEGVGCSSLCQRTEATASTLENEPYDDLNDRDTGDNLWRPYYSYKPKKKGKKLRSKHRQHKSVKYYARMFSPQLSENLTETGFGSDMSVPAHNTDLRRSLRSNSPKTTHACDICKGLFTNESSLRMHLISCHQYFCQTCGKQCLPEDASSFGSPLADESREFVCKSCMEDGSCFDNSAPGPSTEKRYRCSFCPQRFLYLATKRSHEKKHLEKSGKGYSCQYCPKVCKSAAHRAVHEKKHFIKTEEHEDLEQAEMDVKDSAIMIDSYTGDKGEPKSEPWDNSDISTQAMTKAEASLHDKEISHEKISSSENPFLLSLSELQQKKKHKRKRMMEFPKTFSSQSNKDSIGLVTSGQKGPLPILGTNSYCSSRMAFPNCLTRDPVTKGSTHPEPTYSLSKSQHRLCKEEIYFHDHN; translated from the exons ATGAACAAACATCAG ATGACTGTGTCTTCCCCCAGTACCCGAGGACTTATGGACAGCTCACACCCCCAAACTGTCTTGAGTCGGCTGAGCGAACAGCGTTCCCAAGGCATGTTCTGTGATGTCACCATTGTGGTGGAGGATGTCAAGTTCCGGGCACACCGCAATGTCCTTGCTGCGACCAGTGGATACTTCCGTAATGCTTTTACTTCTCCAGAGATCTTCACTTCAGGACAGGTTCTGGAGCTGTTAGACCTCAGGTCTGAGGTCTTTGCCACCATCCTTAACTTCATTTACAGCTCCAAGGTGGCGTCACTGAGTACAGAGGACACAAAATCATTGGTTGCAGCTGGAAAAAGATTGGGAATTCCATTTCTGGAAAAACTTATGGAAGACAGGCAAGGTTCAGGTCTCTTGCAAGGTCAAGCGTTAGGAAACCAACAGCAACAGAACTCCAATCCCAGCTCATTAAAGAAGGAAACTCCTAGGTTGGAGGAATCTGACTGTACAAAAGGCCCAAGAATAACTAATGCATTTTCAATTACAGAGGTAGGCGCTGGGAACAATCCTTTCACACCCCTAGACTCACGCAATGGTGGACGCCAGTCACCCGATATGGGAAACCTTCCATCTGGCTGCCCAGCTCCAAGTGTCCCCAGTGTTGAGAACGAGACTACACAGGCACTATCTGAGCACTCATATGCTGTAAGCCAGGGACCCAAGTCGACAGACTTCAGTGAAGGAGGACAAGGGAGTGATAAGAAAGCAAACAGGCCCACTCCAGTATCACCCCGAACCCTATCATGCCGGAACTTTGgtccaattaaaaaaagacacagactTCATTGTGCAACCCCCAAAAGTATTTCCACGCCATCTGACACACCCAGCATTCCTGTGCTCAACTCTGACAGTTGTCCGGTGTTGCAGAAGGCTGTAGTGAGCCCTGATGAGGAAGCATGCTCACGCCCTCTGTTAGCCATTAACCCTGAACCTGAGACAGACCCAGTCTCAGAGCTTGATCCTCTTGATGAGAATCCTTCCCCTACAGAGCCTGAACCACCATCTCTTAGCCCCCATGAAAACCCTGACACCCCAGAATACCATTGTGAGTACTGCCCCAACATTTTCAGCAACAGAGCACTTCTCACCTTGcacatgcaaatacacaaaAAGAGGTTTGTCAGTCatttatattgtaaatattgctGCCGGAGATTTATGCACTTAAAGAGATTACGCAACCATGAACAAGTGTGCAATAGAGCTCAGAGAAGTCCACCTCAGTTGGAGCCAAATGACAAGGAAACCACAACTGACCACAACTCAAATGGGATGTCACATCTAAAAGAGACGCAATCTCTGCCATCGCTTGACCTCCAAGATAGTTTTACCATTGACCCCACATTAGAGAATCCCGTTGCAATGCACGGATGTGAATTGGACAGGGTTAAGAAAGGAGCCCAAAGAGCACAtaaatgcagtgtgtgtaagCGGGCCTATGTCACACTGTCCAGTTTAAAGAGGCATGAGAACGTCCACTCATGGCACAGGGCctatccctgtcactactgcAACAAAGTTTTCGCTTTAGCTGAGTACCGCACCAAGCATGAAATCTGGCACACAGGAGAGCGCCGGTACCAGTGCATTTTCTGCTTAGAGACCTTCATGACATACTACATCTTGAAAAACCACCAGAAAGCCTTCCATGGTATTGACCCAAGGCTGGCCGTGAACAAAAAGTCAGCTAACGGTGGCTTTAAGAACAGTGTCTATCCCATCAAGCTCTACAGGCTCTTACCCATGAAGTTCAGAAAGAGGCGCTACAAGACATACAGAAAGACATACGGTGAGGATGAGAATGACCAGGCATTCTCCACTGCTCTTGGCCGTACTTCTCCCACCTCTCCATTCGAAAGTGTTGGTGGACAGTCTTTGTTTTCCATGCCTGTGACTTTCATGGCCACACCGAAGACTATGGCTGTTGGTATGCCTCGTATCGGCTTCGGCCAGCCACTTGACCAAAACATGACACTTCCAATACATTCTGATGAAGACATGCCGCAGTCACAGGATTTCTTATCAGCAGATACAGAGCAAGATGATGCTCTGTCTGAGGCTGAGAACAGCAGATCATCTCTAATGAATTACAAATACACCAATCCCTCTGGAACACAGAGGAAAAAGGGGTCATCAGTTTTGGTTCATGGACACAATGTTGAGTCTCCACCGCACAAAACCACATTCCCAGATGTGAATTCTGCCACCTCAACGGAACGTGTGGGCAACCGGCTAGGTAACATTTCAGCCATTGAAGCCATGGCTGGCCAACTGTTTCTACCAGGAACAGAAAGTCTAGGACAAGAGAAGTCAGTTGGGGGGAAAACAGAGACATACATTGCTAAACCTGCTTGTCCAGGTCCATCCATTGATAGCCATGTCCTTCCTCTCTGTCAGATAACTGTAAAAATAGGCAATGAAGCCATTATTAGGCGTAAAATTAAAGGGTCCAAGCTGTTCccgaagaaaagaaagaggaaaatctGGAACCAAATGGAGGGGAAAGATGTACCCCGCACTTCAGATGAGGGCGTTGGTTGCTCAAGCCTTTGTCAGAGGACAGAGGCTACAGCATCCACCTTAGAGAATGAGCCGTATGATGACCTCAATGATCGTGACACTGGAGACAACTTGTGGCGGCCCTATTATTCATACAAGCCtaaaaagaaaggcaaaaaGCTACGATCCAAACACAGGCAGCATAAGTCTGTAAAGTACTACGCAAGAATGTTTTCCCCACAGCTGAGTGAAAATTTGACAGAAACAGGCTTTGGCTCGGATATGAGTGTTCCAGCTCATAACACCGATCTCAGACGAAGTCTAAGAAGTAACAGCCCAAAGACAACACATGCATGTGACATTTGTAAGGGCCTTTTCACAAATGAGTCCTCTCTCAGAATGCATTTAATCAGCTGTCATCAGTACTTTTGCCAGACATGTGGTAAGCAATGCCTTCCAGAGGATGCTTCCAGTTTTGGGAGCCCTCTTGCAGATGAGAGCAGGGAGTTTGTGTGCAAAAGTTGCATGGAAGATGGCTCCTGTTTTGACAACTCTGCCCCAGGGCCCAGTACAGAAAAACGTTATAGATGCTCCTTTTGCCCTCAGCGTTTTCTATACCTTGCCACCAAGAGGAGCCATGAGAAGAAGCACTTAGAAAAGTCTGGAAAAGGCTACAGCTGCCAGTACTGCCCTAAAGTCTGTAAATCTGCTGCACACCGGGCTGTTCACGAGAAGAAACACTTCATTAAAACTGAGGAACATGAAGATCTAGAGCAAGCTGAAATGGACGTGAAAGATTCAGCCATTATGATTGACAGCTATACTGGGGATAAGGGAGAGCCAAAATCAGAGCCATGGGACAATTCTGATATCAGCACTCAAGCTATGACAAAAGCTGAGGCCTCGTTACATGATAAAGAAATCAGCCACGAAAAAATATCATCTTCTGAAAACCCATTCCTTCTGTCTCTGTCAGAGCTgcaacagaagaaaaaacacaaaagaaagcGGATGATGGAATTTCCAAAAACCTTCAGTTCACAGAGCAATAAAGACTCTATTGGTCTAGTGACATCTGGCCAAAAAGGGCCTTTGCCCATTTTGGGAACAAATAGCTATTGCAGCTCGAGGATGGCCTTTCCAAACTGTTTGACAAGAGACCCTGTCACTAAGGGATCCACCCACCCTGAGCCCACCTACTCTTTATCCAAGTCGCAGCATCGTTTGTGCAAAGAGgagatttattttcatgaccacaaCTGA